Genomic DNA from Telopea speciosissima isolate NSW1024214 ecotype Mountain lineage chromosome 2, Tspe_v1, whole genome shotgun sequence:
AAAACCAGTTTAAAAGACTTCCATAGTTTCATCTCTCGTGTGAATCTTGTTGCTAGGAAGAATACTAGCATGTACCGGCACATCATCACCCAAAATCTCTTGGGTTTTAGATGATTCTTGATGAGGGTTTTCTGGTCTGCTCACATAGTTGTCCAACTAGCATTGCATGTCATGAGTCTTGGCAGAATTATTAGAAACTGGTTAGTAGCCTTTGGAGTCATATTGGAACCAGGAGTGCTTTcttaaatggttcaatttaataCTGAATGAGCCACTATCGTAGTTGACTGCTTAAATCATGTAGGTTTCACTAAGCACATCATTTAAGATATTGATAGAAACTACCAAAGGGACTAAGAAAAGGCATGAAAATAATGTCAAACATGATTTCAACACCACTCAGTGCTAATAGATTGTAAACTCAAGGTAAGAAAATATTGATCGAGGAGCTGtaagaaattgaaaaacaaataaaagtttTGTTTTCTGAAGACAAAAGAATTACTCAGGCACCTGAGATGAACCAAGAATGTGGAGCTATTATTGAACTTCATAGTAGTTCTGTCTTATCTCTGCCAGTACCTCGAACTTGAAGCCAAACCTGTCTGTATTGCTGGTCCCAAGcctagaggaggaagaggagggtTGATGCATCAGGTGTGCAACTGGCAACATAAAAACTATAGCCAAACCTTTTAGCGCACATGTGaaatgtagccgatcccatttagttaggaAAAGACTTGGTTGAGTTGAGTACAAAGTAGTTGAGTTGTGATCTCTTTGAGTGGCTCGCTGGATGAACTTGCACTTATCAGTCCTTGTGTATCAAAGTTTTCATTCAGAACAGTTTCTCTCCATAATGAGACTGGAATGATGGCTGTGCAGGCAGCAGACCGAGAAGAAGGTGGTTCAGGCTGCATAAAATCTGAAGGGGATCTGTTCCTTAATGGAGCTCAAGCTGGTCTATTGACAGGGGTGGAGGGGGGAAGTATGTTTCATCCAAGTGAACACTACCAGACTTGGACCATGGAAGCTCCTTCAGATACTCTAAAAGAAGTTCTCCAACTCTGTACAGGATGGCAATCCATTCCAAGGCCACCATAAGAAACAGTAGACCGCTAGCACGCTCAACATACCACAAATACACCTTATATATGTtacctttctttattttctggtATATTCTGAATATATTTGACTGTAGTTGTAACTGGCAtccttttgatttctttttctcatagGTTGCAGAGTTTAAAAACCTGTTATTAGGatatatttcttttagtatGAATTCATTAATAATTTGTGGCTGCTGTGTAATTGGAGATGATGATAACTTGAACTAGATGGATTGTAGATACATAAAATAATTTCTTaggattttcttttccttttcggACTACCCTCGTGATCTGCCCTATAACAAACATGTTACTGAAGTATTAGATTTTAATGCAAGTGGAAAAACATGTCAATTGCTTTGTGCTACATACTCTAGGTTGATTGAGCATCATTGGTAGACCCCTGTGGTCTCAGCTAACTAGTAATATTGCAAGAGCCTGAACTTATGTTTCTTTCATTGTAAAGCTTGCACCCATCTATAAAATTACTGCCAGTAGGGTTCCAGACAGTAAAACCCAGTTCCTCATTTGATTCACTAAAGGGCCTCCAGCTGTGGTGTTATGTTTTACAATGGACCTTTGGTTATCATGATCCTTCTTGTGGTCTCTTCTCCACAATGTTTTGAAAAATGGTTCTTatatatcaaaaataaaaaaaatatgaaaaaaatctaaaataaaaaaataaaaaagttttctttaagaaatgCATCTCTTAACTTAATTTGCAggaaaaattaaatatatagaTGGTATtgtacaaaaagaaataaaactataTCCCATATTTACACTAAAGTGGAGTATTCATAGCTTTGTTTTAAACCATGTTTTGGCATTTTTGTCTGGTTGGTAGGATACCATAGAGATACTGCCATGTCAAAGTTGTGACATGAGGAAGTGGTATTTGCAACATTCCTGTGAGTTCCCAAGTTGGAATCTACTCTTTTGGTGATTAGCCAAACAGGGCCAAAAAATGGCTGTGTGGTTAGGTTCAACTTATGATGGGCCAAATGAGCCTGATTGGGCCCTTTACAATCGGCAGCTGGGTTTGGCTGAAGTCACTGGTTAGAGGGTTAAAGCCCTGGATTCAATTGAGCCAGTCCGAAACCACACTCCATGATCATCATATTTTGCCCCCAGGACATTGTTGGGTTGGCCAACGAAACCTGGTCTCATTAGAGAAAATTTGGGTTGCTTGGGCCAACCTGATTACTTAGGCTAGCTCGAAGGTCAGTTTGGAGTCCCATTACAGTAGGCTGCGTTAGAGTTGAGATCCCGTTGGGCTTGGTCATAGATTTGGCATTTTaggtttgagacttgagagagtcAAGGATCTTCCTcatcatttgtttattttttttctttcctgttCAACCAAGTTCTAAGCCTAATATgagaaaggagaagggaataaaaatgaaaactcAACTCCATTTCCTTGTACATGACACACAACTTTAGTAAATCAATTTAGGGAAAAGGAAGGTTGCTAGGCTGTGGCACCTGCACCTAGATATATGAAGGGTGAAATAACTGCCCTGCCCCCTCCcccaatgaaatgaaaaatcacaCCCCTATTAGATGCCTCCGCACGCTCTCTCATTGTCCCCCGCACTGGTGCAGGGCCACGTAACCTGGCAGCAATCCCCCTCCTATCAATTTAATTATGAAAGGAGTCTTGGTGCTTGATGGTGCAAACCTTACGAATACTCCATCTGGCTATTCAATATATAATATACTGACGGTTCAAGTAATTGAAATCGACAATAGTATTGGCCTGAACCCTAGAAACTATGTTGGATCGGCCAACTTGGATGGGGATCAggtcgattttgattttaatttgtCGATTCGCTCATGATTCCTTGAATCGTGAATACACTAGGTCATACTAATTTATGAGTCCGGACTCTAGATCAGCTTTCTGTACATTAAGGTTTCACATCCAATTTCGTGACAAACATGTATCATTTTGCTTCCACAAACACCATTTCATGTGACCACTAACAGTATTGAGGGGCATTTATGGAAGAAAACGTTCACATGTCATGGGAAACCATATGTGAATAGTCATTTCGCTCCACATATGGGGAGCTGATCTAGACCTGATTTGGTATTacttttatttcaatttcatagggtgatttttatttcaaaaattgtttggtttgatttttgcacttATTTCAGTGAAAAAGAAATCAGATGGAAGAGAAATTCCAAAATAACTGAGgagttgtttcaattttgaaattgaaattgatttcaatcactctttaatgagcacatggttaatttgatggaaaaatagtaatttcatattaaacattaaaaacaatcttctttgaaaaacaataatttcatggtaaacattaaaaacaatcttcttcttctcctattggtttcaccatcaccatcacttaTCCACCACTATCGCCTCCACAACCCCGCCACCACCATAGCCACCCCCTTTCCCGCTACCCTCTtccaaagaaatataaagaGTTTATTCTACAAAATTGAACTACCGAATGAATTTCATATTCTTGAActatttcagattgatgcaataaacacaatttcaatttcttgaccaaaattCCTTTTGTTGACAatttcataaaatcaatccaaaactgatcgaaatagaaatcataccaatttTTTTGGTTCCAAGTCTCTTTGTACTGTAGGGCATACTCTATTAGGCAGTTGGATGGATTATAACTGACTTTACTAGGAGgcgatcatgtccttgtacaagtacggACGAATGCTCTCCAAGGCTATTgttagaatttttcaaaatattgatgcggacttttagtcccacatcagctatgaaaggaaagctcattgggtttatatgtgttagtagtaagtagttattataatcacatgtaatgctagaagagattgtacggtgcacttgcgagcgaggacggtaCCCGTCCGAGcgcgtgcgtgaggcgcaatgtggcgctttgatggcgcactttgcacttaatcttttcgggatcgacggtgtctgatcaaagggtgcttaggatcgatccgaccgttggatcgaTGGCTGATCAAATagggagtgcaacccttggtttaacattgaccccaagagttgcagcccacacgaacagccaagggagcccagcccaatagtcatgacctgtcaggtcaagccatatgagccgatgggtgtgacccatccgaacaggccttatgggcctataaatgggccacgaattctctcagtccggagatcaaaaaaaaaatctctgatagcttcacagtgttactgtccctgcaaccagtaacagtccgcctgatttatcttgggaggcaggtttactgcaaccctttgcaggattaggagggtgcaaatactgtcttaaggacagaacgatttcgttcgactTAGGCtttctttctgtcctctccttttttttgttcagatttctaATAGCTATTCACATGAAATTCACTATGGAACCCACCCaaagagtggattccatgtgaatGGCCTGGACGCGCCTTagacggtacttgtacaaggacacgaTCTAGTTACCTTTACGGGTACTATTTTCTCTTATTTCAATAATGGAGAAAGCTAAAACAATTTTCCACGCAAAGGAAAAGGTTGAAGTAAACTGCGTTTGTTAAGAAACTGTCTTTCTTTCTTGGCTCTCCGAACGACATCTGATAAAACTTCAAAGAGAAACTTCCTTTCTTGTTCTTGTATTTCTAAGTCGTTCTCTCCCTCCCCGTCTCTCTCACCGTCAAGAGGCGCTTCCCTGGCGATTGCGCCGGTGAACAAGACGCCGACGACGAAGCACTGGTCCCGTAGAACAGATCAGATAAGTAATTCCCCAAATCATCAGGGGTAAACTTGACAATTGACTCCAAATTGTTCCCTGTTCTCAGTAAAGCCCGATACCTTGGCACGAGTTTCTTGGCTATGGAAACCTTAATCTCTTCCCTGAGCTTTCTACCCTTGACGACCCAAGACGACTCTGTTCTGTATGTCTGCTCAAACGCCGAATTGAAGTTCTTGAAGCAATCCTTCGCCTCTTCTGCTGACATCGCGGTGGCGGTCGAATTTTCCGGTATCGCCGATAGAACCTTACTCCACCCAATCTTCTCGTAGCTCGCCGCGTATCTTTTCACCTTTGCTTCCTGCTTCGACATCCAATCCTCTCCCAATAAATACCTGAGATTGGAATTCTGAACCTTCTTCACCATGTACTGTAAATTGTTGGTCAGGAACAGATATGCTAAGGCGGGGTCTTTGTATAGCTCCGCCTTGCCGTCGAGCTTGCAGAGGAGCACCAATATAATCCAAACCAGCCGAATAGTTAACCCCGACGATGGATTGTCTTTAAGGTTTGAGCTCTCAAAGTAGAACTGTGGCAGAGACACATGCTCCGGCAAAGGCCAATCGGCGACGATGTCAGAGAGGATTCCGCTGTAATTGGAGAGGCGAGATAGGTAATTCATCACGTAACGGGTCAGAGGATGGAGACCGCCTCCTTGGATTGGGGATTTTGATGAATCCTTTTGAATGGCGGATTCCAAATCTGATAACATTGCACGAACACTGTCGCCGAGCGTGATAAGTGAGTTCAGAGCTTGAGACCGGATGACAGTGGTAGAATCGAAGGAGAAGATCGATTGGATATCGAGAAATAGTTCAGAGATGACTTCATAGAAATCGAGTATTCTGAACATCTTTTCCGGTGACTTTCCCTTGTGGATCTTGGCCACGGATTCTGGGAACCGTAACAGATGGATGGCTCCTTCATTAGTGATATCCGAGAAACAGGACTCTCTGGTGGAATCGGAAGTGGAGAAGACGTGATCGCAGACGATCCTTTCGCCAGAAAAGAGTGACTTCACTGCAATCTTGACGGCGTTGAGCCAGCTCTTAATCTTGAGCTCAAGGACCTCCCAATCCATCTTTTGAATCTTCGAAGAGGAGAGCCGCTCGACTCCGAGCTTGTACAGAGCCTCATCAACGATAGACTTCCTCATTATCTTGTAAATCTTGATGCACTCTTTGCCGTATCCGGACGAGATCATGCATTCGGCGATGGACCTGAGGTCCGACATGACGAGTGTGGAGAACTGCTCAACCTCTGAAATGGATATGCCGGCAGCCTGAATCTCGACCTCGGAGCCGGCGTCGTCTTCGTAGTCGGAGATGCTTGATCTAGCAGAGGCGCGGGAAGTACTGGATCGAACGGAAACGGATTCGGGGTCGAGGTGGTCGCGATTGGCGGAGAGAATTTGGTAGAATTCCTTCTGTAGACGCTTCATGGCGATCTGCGTCAGGTTATGGGCTCGAACAAGCTTGTCAGAGGAGGAGTAGTGGGAGACGAAGTAGTGCATAACACGCTGCAAATCCTTGACGGATTTGAGGAAGTCCTTGGCTTCACGGCGGTTTTCGTGGAAGAGAGAGGTGACTTTGAAGAAGGAGGAGGTGTTGGGATCCCACTTGGTGATGATGGATTCGGCTTGCTCCAAGTTCTCTTCCATCATGGATTCCGATAAGGTACTGCAGCTTCTC
This window encodes:
- the LOC122649796 gene encoding exocyst complex component EXO70H1-like; the protein is MHSPHREESENQKTKTKCLCKREISSFKGMRSICFTPSKDFSITYFSSSISPRPPLRSCSTLSESMMEENLEQAESIITKWDPNTSSFFKVTSLFHENRREAKDFLKSVKDLQRVMHYFVSHYSSSDKLVRAHNLTQIAMKRLQKEFYQILSANRDHLDPESVSVRSSTSRASARSSISDYEDDAGSEVEIQAAGISISEVEQFSTLVMSDLRSIAECMISSGYGKECIKIYKIMRKSIVDEALYKLGVERLSSSKIQKMDWEVLELKIKSWLNAVKIAVKSLFSGERIVCDHVFSTSDSTRESCFSDITNEGAIHLLRFPESVAKIHKGKSPEKMFRILDFYEVISELFLDIQSIFSFDSTTVIRSQALNSLITLGDSVRAMLSDLESAIQKDSSKSPIQGGGLHPLTRYVMNYLSRLSNYSGILSDIVADWPLPEHVSLPQFYFESSNLKDNPSSGLTIRLVWIILVLLCKLDGKAELYKDPALAYLFLTNNLQYMVKKVQNSNLRYLLGEDWMSKQEAKVKRYAASYEKIGWSKVLSAIPENSTATAMSAEEAKDCFKNFNSAFEQTYRTESSWVVKGRKLREEIKVSIAKKLVPRYRALLRTGNNLESIVKFTPDDLGNYLSDLFYGTSASSSASCSPAQSPGKRLLTVRETGRERTT